Part of the Paenibacillus sp. JNUCC32 genome is shown below.
GAAGTTGCTATGAGGCAGCATATAAGAAATGGAGGGTCTGTCATGTCCAGCTTTGAACAAAAATTGGAACGCTATGCGGAGCTAGCAGTTAAGGTCGGCGCCAACGTGCAGCCGGGACAAACGCTGGTGGTTAACGCCATGATTGATGCGGCGCCGCTGGTGCGTCTGATCGTGAAGAAAGCCTACGAAACGGGTGCCAAGCAAGTGAAAGTGAATTACAGTGACGAAATCGTGAATCGGATTCGGTACGATCTGGCGCCCGACGAAGTTTTTTTGGAACCGCCTACTTATTACGCAGAGGAAGTAACCGAACTTGCCGAACAAGGAGCCGCTTTCTTGACGATCCTCTCCTCGAACCCCGACCTGTTAAAAGGAGTCGATCCCGAGCGTATATCCAATTATCAACGTACATATGGCGCAGCCATGTCGAAATACCGGCAATACCAGCAGGCCGACAAAATGAGCTGGACCGGCATAGCGTACGCTTCCCCTGATTGGGCCGCCAAGGTGTTTCCTGACGTTCCTGCCGGCCAACAGGTGGACAAAATGTGGGACGCGATTTTCCGCGCGGTTCGCGCGGACCTGGAAGATCCTATTGGGGCGTGGGAGGAGCATATCCATACCCTTCAACGCAAATCGGATGAACTCAATGCCAAGAAATATCACAAGCTCCGGTTCACTTCACCTGGAACGGATCTGACAATCGAGCTGCCGGAGGGTCATATATGGGCCCAGGCGGGCAGCCACAACGAAAAAGGCGAGCGCTTCGTTGCCAACATCCCGACGGAGGAAGTGTTCACCGCCCCTCTCAAAACCGGCGTCAACGGCACCGTACGCAGCACGAAGCCTTTGAGCTACGGCGGCAACATCATCGACAATTTCTCGATTACGTTCGAGAACGGGCGCATCGTCGATTTTTCCGCCGAACAAGGCCAGGATACTTTAACCCGACTGATCTCCATGGACGAAGGGTCGCATTATCTGGGCGAGGTGGCTCTTGTCCCCCACCGCTCCCCGATCTCGGAAAGCGGCATCCTGTATTACAACACGCTGTTTGATGAAAATGCCTCCTGTCACCTGGCCATCGGGAGCGCATATGCCTTCAACCTTGAAGGCGGCAAGACCATGACGTCCGAACAGCTCCAGGCAAGCGGCCTGAACACCAGCATTACCCACGTCGACTTCATGATGGGCTCCAAGGAGCTTCAGATTACGGGAATCACGCATGATGGCAAGGAAGAGCCGGTCTTCATCGATGGTAACTGGGCATAATCGCCATATTTGCCGTTACCATGACTAGCAACCCAGCATTCGATTAAGAACGATCGACAGGGCAGCCTGATTCTCAGAGGCTGTCCTGTTTTTATCTGGTCCATCCCCGCCCTTTCTCTTGCCGAGTCAATCCCAGATTCGATTAATACCCATTGATGGCCGAGCATATGATGAAGAGATGGGCGCAGCTCATTGGCTTGCTGATAACAGAGGCGAAAAGCGGGCCCAATACCATGAATTCAATAGGATAAGCCGGGATGCCTCCGGTCTCCAGAGTCGGCTGTTACTAGAATTTGTAGGGCTTTTTTACCCGATATGTTGTAAAATGATGAGAGAAATAGGATGGTTACACCAGAGAGGGGATTATCGCGTGTCCAACCGATTACAGCTCCTCCTTGCAGCAGATTTCGCTGATCTGAGCGAACCTATTCAGGAAGAAATCTATTATGAATTTTATGACCTCGTTTATGGGCAAATACTGTATGTCGTACGGGATCATGCTGCTGTTGAGGATATCATTCAGGAGTCCTTTATCAAAGTGATCACAAGCAAGCCGAAGTTCGAAACGGAAAGCAAGATGCGGGGCTGGCTCCGTGTCGTCGCGAAAAACTCAACCATGAATTATTTAAGAAAAAATAAAAAATACCGTAACCAGGTGGATGTCGATAGTGTTTTTATTAATGAAGAGGACGTGGTAGTTTCTTCCACGAACGTCGAACACCAGGTGGAATCGAATTTGCTGGAGGAATCGATCGGGCAGTACCTCGACCAGTTGAAGCCTGAATACAAGCTATTGATTGAGTATCGTTGGAAGCACAGCCTGACCTACAGGGAAATCGCGGAGCTGCTGAATACTCGCGAAGAGATCGTGAAGCAGCGTTTGTTCCGGGCCAGGGAATCCGTTAAGAAAATGCTGTATAGAGAGTGGGGTGAATTGGATGAGCAACGAAAAATACGATGATTGGTTTGACGAGGCCTTTGATGAAGCCTTTGATCGTGCAGCTTCACGTTCCTCACTCCCTACGGACAACGAATCCAAGCGACAATCCTGGCAGCAAGTCAAGCTGCAGGTCGAGAAACTTAACAATCGGAAACAGCGACGCCGCAGATTTCAGTTGGCCGGTATTATCGCAGCTTCCATGGCATTCGGGGCATTCGTGTTCTCCCAGCCTACCGTCACGCAAGCCGTATCGCCGATTTATCAGCAAATCGTGGATTGGGGCAATGGCATAACGGGCCAGATATTCGGCAAGAAAGAGCCCGTCGATCCCAGCAAGGCCCTTACTGCGCCTCCGCCGGATATAAGCCCTGTCCCAGATAACGCCGATCAAGTACCGCCCGCTGAATTGGTGGAAACCGAAGACGTTCCCTTTACGGATTCCGACGAATCCTTAATCGAATCGCAAAAGCGCGTATTATTCAAGATCCCTGAAATCGGCTATATTCCGCCTGGCTTTGAGTTCTATGAGGCGACGGGAATCGCGGAAAGCGAGAGCGCGCCGATCCTGGATCTTCATCTTCACTACAAGAATGCGGATGAAAAGGTATTCTACATCGATTTAATCGACATGACGGCAGAACGGTCCATCGGCCTTGGAGGAAAGGTTACCGAGACGCTGAAGCTGAAATCCGGAGCCGTAGCCTACCTGACTGAAACCAACCTCCGCTTTTTGCATGACAATGACAAAATATTGGTGAATATTAGCGGATTGTTCTCTAGAGAAGAATTCATTAAAATCGCCAACAGCATACACTAGAACCATACCTGCACACACAAAGAAGGACACTTGCATAAAGTGTCCTTCTTTGTGATAACCTATTGAAATTACTGTTCTACTAATATCGAGTTCGTATAATAAGTGCCTTCCTCATATGTACCGTTCTCATTAATCCAATGAATGGTTTTGCCACGGTAATAGTAGCCTGCCTGAACGTTGAAATTTTTGGTGCCGTTAAGCGAAAGCTTGTTGGTTCCGTTTTCATATGCACTGCCAGCATCCACCCAAGCCGACCCTGTCCAGCGCTGTAGAACATAATTAATGCCGATGCTGTCTACGGCTTGTCCAGCGCCCGTAAATCCGTTGATGCTCACTTGGGTGCCGCTTGCCTTGCTAATCGTAGAATAGTAGTTGATCAAATATTTATTCGCTAAGAGGCTGATGGAAGAATTCAAATTCATTTCAACCGGAGGCGGAGTCGTCAAAGCACCGGGTGCAATGTCTGCAGCGGAGTCCGCGTAAGCCCCTCCTGCCAAGGATAAACTTAATAAAACACTGACTGCAAGTGCTGAAGCTATACGTTTTGGACTGCGTACTTTCGACATAATATCACCTTTCTTTCAATATGATAGGAACATCCATATTTTAACACGTCGTGTTAGCGTAAAAGTTTCTATTTTTTCACGGTTTGATATAATTTTCGAAACTTTTCTGCAAATAAAAAGAAGCAGCGACATTTAATGTCGCTGCTTCTTCTAATATCCAGTTTACGCGCCCGCTTCTTCCTGTATCAGCTGCTGCTCTTGCCTGATCAGGCGTATCCGGGAGATGCGTTTATTCTCCGTCTCCTCAATCACAAAGCGACAGTCTTCGTATATAACAGACTGGCCTTTGTGCGGAAGCAGCACCTCAAGTCGCGCAGACAGCCATCCACCGATGGTATCGTAATCTTCTGTATCCACATTCAGACCAAATTGGTCATTGATTTCATCGATCAGCATCAATCCATCAATGGAGTATTCATCCTCCCCCACCTTTTCAATGCCTGGACGCTCTTCGTCAAACTCGTCTTGAATTTCACCGACGATTTCTTCCATAATATCCTCCAGGGTCACGAGTCCCGAGGTCCCGCCGTATTCATCGATAAGAATGGCGATTTGCGTCTTGCTCCGCTGCATTCTTCGCAGCAGTTCGCTGATCTTGATTGACTCAGGAACAGCAATGATCGGGCGAATCAGGGAAAGCTGGTCGCCAACGAAGCCGCGCATCAGATCTTTAATGTGAATAAAGCCAATGATATGATCCTTGTCTTCGTCGCAGATCGGATAACGGGTTCGCATGCCCTCGCTTGCAATCTTCAGATTTTCTTCCAATGAAAGATTGTTGTATAAGCAGATCATTTCTGTACGGGGGATCATGATCTCCCTTGCCGTTGTATCGGCAAATTCAAAAATGTTGTCTACCAGTGTCATCTCCGTGCTATCCATCAATCCGCTCTCGCTGCTCTCTTTCATCATATCCCGCAGTTCTTCCTCGGTATGGACATTGCGTTCAACCACCGG
Proteins encoded:
- a CDS encoding aminopeptidase; the encoded protein is MSSFEQKLERYAELAVKVGANVQPGQTLVVNAMIDAAPLVRLIVKKAYETGAKQVKVNYSDEIVNRIRYDLAPDEVFLEPPTYYAEEVTELAEQGAAFLTILSSNPDLLKGVDPERISNYQRTYGAAMSKYRQYQQADKMSWTGIAYASPDWAAKVFPDVPAGQQVDKMWDAIFRAVRADLEDPIGAWEEHIHTLQRKSDELNAKKYHKLRFTSPGTDLTIELPEGHIWAQAGSHNEKGERFVANIPTEEVFTAPLKTGVNGTVRSTKPLSYGGNIIDNFSITFENGRIVDFSAEQGQDTLTRLISMDEGSHYLGEVALVPHRSPISESGILYYNTLFDENASCHLAIGSAYAFNLEGGKTMTSEQLQASGLNTSITHVDFMMGSKELQITGITHDGKEEPVFIDGNWA
- a CDS encoding RNA polymerase sigma factor encodes the protein MSNRLQLLLAADFADLSEPIQEEIYYEFYDLVYGQILYVVRDHAAVEDIIQESFIKVITSKPKFETESKMRGWLRVVAKNSTMNYLRKNKKYRNQVDVDSVFINEEDVVVSSTNVEHQVESNLLEESIGQYLDQLKPEYKLLIEYRWKHSLTYREIAELLNTREEIVKQRLFRARESVKKMLYREWGELDEQRKIR
- a CDS encoding DUF4367 domain-containing protein, coding for MSNEKYDDWFDEAFDEAFDRAASRSSLPTDNESKRQSWQQVKLQVEKLNNRKQRRRRFQLAGIIAASMAFGAFVFSQPTVTQAVSPIYQQIVDWGNGITGQIFGKKEPVDPSKALTAPPPDISPVPDNADQVPPAELVETEDVPFTDSDESLIESQKRVLFKIPEIGYIPPGFEFYEATGIAESESAPILDLHLHYKNADEKVFYIDLIDMTAERSIGLGGKVTETLKLKSGAVAYLTETNLRFLHDNDKILVNISGLFSREEFIKIANSIH
- a CDS encoding hemolysin family protein, whose product is MSDPLPSLISLTLVLILVLLNGFFVSAELAFVKVKSSRIDALVEEGHRRAQFAQNILKNLDGYISACQFGITIVSIGLGWIGERTISAMITPWFNGIGWSNTAVHAVSLVLAFILIALMHIVFGALAPKTVAVRKAEQITLLSAGPLRVFYTIMFPFIWFANGLSNNVLRIFRMKPVVERNVHTEEELRDMMKESSESGLMDSTEMTLVDNIFEFADTTAREIMIPRTEMICLYNNLSLEENLKIASEGMRTRYPICDEDKDHIIGFIHIKDLMRGFVGDQLSLIRPIIAVPESIKISELLRRMQRSKTQIAILIDEYGGTSGLVTLEDIMEEIVGEIQDEFDEERPGIEKVGEDEYSIDGLMLIDEINDQFGLNVDTEDYDTIGGWLSARLEVLLPHKGQSVIYEDCRFVIEETENKRISRIRLIRQEQQLIQEEAGA